In Capsicum annuum cultivar UCD-10X-F1 chromosome 7, UCD10Xv1.1, whole genome shotgun sequence, one genomic interval encodes:
- the LOC107876814 gene encoding protein AGENET DOMAIN (AGD)-CONTAINING P1-like: MGFKRGDVIEVASKDEGFVGSYYEAIVVCQPLKKDYIVQYKTLMRDDHSGPLTEFVTLDELRPVPPEIPVSRFDVHDRVDAYSNDGWWVGKITGKIGATYFVYFELSGDECGYGISDLRVHQDWADGKWICSKEGAISV; this comes from the coding sequence ATGGGGTTCAAGAGGGGTGATGTTATTGAAGTAGCAAGCAAAGATGAAGGATTTGTTGGTTCATATTATGAAGCAATTGTGGTGTGTCAACCACTCAAGAAAGATTACATAGTACAGTATAAAACCCTAATGAGAGATGATCATTCTGGTCCCTTGACTGAGTTTGTTACCCTTGATGAACTCCGGCCCGTGCCACCGGAGATTCCAGTGAGTAGATTCGACGTGCATGATCGAGTAGATGCTTATAGTAATGATGGATGGTGGGTTGGAAAAATTACTGGTAAAATTGGTGCTACGTACTTTGTATACTTTGAATTAAGTGGAGATGAATGTGGTTATGGTATTAGTGATTTGAGAGTTCATCAAGATTGGGCTGATGGAAAATGGATTTGTTCAAAAGAGGGTGCAATTAGTGTTTGA